In Acidobacteriota bacterium, a single window of DNA contains:
- a CDS encoding (Fe-S)-binding protein: MTENLDFYKDEVFRCMRCGLCLPSCPVYSEEKIESMGPRGRLSLIESYVSRKFKLSKIYKDRIKKCLECKSCFFECPSGIKIDEIIHLSKEDIFYNEGFRIFPNILKSIIKKRSTLSLSFEMLKILNIPNRVFHNKIDPNRFFYNFLILNPLEPKKGFPTKDKRSSSKENKKIFKAKKSQGKVIFYRGCLINYIYKDIEKASIDVLNRLGFDVVLVKDEICCGAPLYSYGDRKGFKEIAEINIKLFKLYDEAPVISSCPTCTVTLKNYYKELFPDNKLSPSVWDINEFIMKYPDIDFRGFSEEKRITYHDPCHLKRSLGIHKEPRLFLKSIPNANFIEMKDSDRCCGFAGLFSFFYHDLARKIALKKLDNIKDSKADTVITSCPGCMMHIQRTLIRENSPIEVKHIVEILREANIYV; the protein is encoded by the coding sequence ATGACTGAAAATTTGGATTTTTACAAAGATGAAGTATTTAGATGTATGAGATGCGGTTTATGTCTTCCATCGTGTCCAGTCTATTCTGAAGAAAAAATAGAATCAATGGGGCCCAGAGGAAGGTTAAGTTTGATAGAATCTTATGTAAGCCGAAAATTTAAATTATCGAAAATTTATAAAGATAGAATAAAAAAATGCTTGGAATGCAAATCCTGTTTTTTCGAATGCCCATCCGGAATAAAAATAGATGAAATAATCCATCTCTCAAAGGAGGACATATTCTATAATGAAGGATTTAGAATCTTTCCAAATATTTTAAAAAGTATAATAAAAAAAAGGTCAACCCTTTCTCTCTCATTTGAAATGTTGAAGATACTTAATATACCTAATAGAGTATTTCATAATAAGATAGATCCAAACAGGTTTTTTTATAATTTTTTAATCTTGAACCCTTTAGAACCAAAAAAAGGCTTTCCCACAAAAGATAAAAGATCATCTTCTAAAGAAAATAAAAAAATATTCAAAGCAAAAAAAAGCCAAGGAAAAGTTATTTTCTATAGAGGTTGTTTAATTAATTATATTTACAAAGACATAGAGAAGGCGAGCATTGATGTCCTTAATAGACTCGGATTTGATGTAGTTCTTGTTAAAGATGAGATATGCTGCGGAGCTCCTTTATATTCATACGGTGATCGAAAAGGATTTAAGGAAATAGCTGAAATTAACATCAAATTATTTAAATTATATGATGAAGCTCCAGTAATTTCATCATGTCCAACATGTACAGTGACTTTAAAAAACTATTACAAGGAGTTATTTCCTGATAATAAATTATCTCCTTCTGTATGGGATATAAACGAATTTATAATGAAATATCCGGATATTGATTTCAGAGGTTTTTCCGAGGAAAAAAGAATCACATATCATGACCCATGTCATCTGAAAAGAAGTTTAGGAATCCATAAAGAACCAAGATTATTTTTGAAATCAATTCCTAATGCAAACTTTATTGAGATGAAAGACTCTGATAGGTGCTGTGGTTTCGCAGGTCTTTTTAGCTTTTTTTACCATGATTTAGCCAGAAAAATTGCTCTTAAAAAGTTAGATAATATAAAAGATTCTAAGGCTGATACAGTAATCACATCATGTCCAGGATGTATGATGCATATCCAAAGAACTCTAATCAGGGAAAATTCTCCTATTGAAGTTAAACACATAGTGGAAATTCTCAGAGAGGCTAACATATATGTTTAG
- a CDS encoding aldolase, with amino-acid sequence MFREFNRVGKSLQKFGLISSHAGNMSVRKRDKVFITKHGAMLGDLKKIDIIEVSLDGFDEKASMELKVHQEIYKEVPVNAIIHSHPPYTIALSLKQDFIIPEDSEGKILLGKIPCIEVKSTVGSEEVAKIASKILKKYKVIIVKGHGSFAVGNNLEEALCFTSSLEFSSKIIYLLRD; translated from the coding sequence ATGTTTAGAGAATTTAACAGGGTAGGGAAGAGTCTTCAAAAATTTGGATTGATATCTTCCCATGCTGGAAATATGAGTGTAAGAAAGAGAGATAAAGTTTTCATAACAAAACATGGTGCAATGTTAGGCGATTTAAAAAAGATTGATATAATTGAAGTTTCTCTTGATGGATTTGATGAAAAAGCTTCGATGGAATTAAAAGTTCATCAGGAAATCTACAAAGAAGTTCCTGTGAATGCAATCATTCATTCTCATCCTCCCTATACTATAGCTTTATCATTAAAACAGGATTTCATAATACCAGAAGATTCTGAAGGAAAAATCCTCTTAGGTAAAATTCCATGCATAGAAGTAAAATCTACTGTTGGGTCAGAAGAAGTTGCAAAGATAGCTTCTAAAATACTAAAAAAATATAAAGTTATAATTGTTAAAGGTCACGGAAGCTTTGCAGTGGGAAATAACTTAGAAGAAGCTCTCTGCTTTACCTCTTCTTTGGAATTTTCTTCCAAAATCATTTATCTTTTAAGAGATTAA
- a CDS encoding FAD-linked oxidase C-terminal domain-containing protein yields MVYLNPFTRIRNNILSKFEFISGKENVLSSIEDRICYSYDATRQEYLPDLVVIPGSREEISEILKLANYYKIPVVVRGSGTGLSGGALAVRGGIVLVTTKLNKILDIDEKNLYVVVEPGVITGNLHNTVENLGFFYPPDPSSLKVSTIGGNISHNAGGPRALKYGVTRDYVRALELVLPDGNVLNSGSKTVKSVTGYDLTRLIVGSEGTLAIITKAILKLIPKPEKTITFLSSYKDLEIAAEAVVEMARKKLIPSTIEIMDETTISAVKDFVPGIIPEGAESILLIEIDGYEDEAKRQEEILLKILHHSNAEEILKAENDMEREKLWTARRSALSALSRIKPSTIIEDATVPVDKVPDLIRGIQELSKKYLLTIGTFGHAGDGNLHPTLLTDMRIGLEKEKVEKVTHEIFNRALSLGGTLSGEHGIGIMKSKFLKMEVKDEGYRIMKGIKKLFDPNNILNPGKIFEDD; encoded by the coding sequence ATGGTTTATTTAAATCCATTTACCAGAATAAGAAATAATATTCTATCCAAGTTTGAGTTTATTTCAGGAAAAGAAAATGTGTTGTCCTCAATAGAGGACAGAATTTGCTATTCATATGATGCCACCCGCCAGGAATACCTTCCTGACCTTGTGGTAATCCCAGGAAGCAGAGAAGAAATATCAGAGATTTTAAAATTAGCCAATTACTATAAGATTCCAGTTGTAGTTAGAGGTTCAGGAACAGGTTTGAGTGGAGGAGCTTTAGCTGTAAGAGGGGGGATTGTCTTGGTAACAACTAAATTGAACAAAATTCTGGATATCGATGAAAAAAATCTTTATGTTGTTGTTGAGCCTGGAGTTATAACAGGAAACCTCCATAACACAGTAGAAAATCTGGGTTTTTTTTATCCGCCAGACCCTTCAAGTCTTAAAGTATCTACAATAGGAGGGAATATCAGTCATAATGCAGGAGGTCCCAGAGCTTTAAAATATGGTGTTACAAGAGACTATGTAAGGGCCCTCGAGCTTGTACTTCCTGATGGAAATGTTTTAAATTCCGGTAGTAAGACAGTTAAAAGTGTTACAGGATATGACCTAACAAGATTAATTGTTGGTTCAGAAGGAACCCTCGCAATAATTACAAAGGCAATTTTGAAATTAATTCCAAAGCCTGAAAAAACAATAACTTTCCTTTCATCTTATAAAGATTTAGAAATTGCTGCTGAAGCAGTAGTTGAAATGGCAAGAAAAAAGCTCATCCCTTCAACTATTGAGATAATGGATGAAACTACAATTTCAGCAGTAAAAGATTTTGTTCCAGGAATTATTCCTGAAGGTGCAGAATCTATATTGCTGATTGAAATCGATGGTTACGAAGATGAAGCTAAAAGACAGGAAGAAATCCTCCTTAAAATTCTTCATCATTCCAATGCAGAGGAGATTTTAAAAGCTGAAAATGATATGGAAAGAGAAAAACTATGGACTGCAAGGAGGTCTGCTCTTTCTGCTCTTTCGAGGATAAAGCCTTCTACAATAATAGAAGATGCCACAGTTCCAGTAGATAAAGTTCCTGATTTGATAAGAGGAATTCAGGAATTGAGTAAAAAATACTTGTTAACAATTGGAACTTTTGGTCATGCAGGAGATGGGAACCTCCATCCTACTTTACTCACGGATATGAGAATAGGTCTTGAAAAAGAAAAAGTTGAAAAAGTTACTCATGAAATTTTTAATCGAGCTCTTTCTTTGGGAGGAACTCTCAGTGGTGAACATGGAATCGGAATTATGAAATCAAAATTTTTAAAAATGGAAGTAAAAGATGAAGGATATAGAATAATGAAAGGCATAAAAAAGCTTTTTGACCCTAACAACATCCTCAACCCAGGTAAAATATTTGAAGATGACTGA